TTTAATAATTGTTTGTTGATAAAGGATTGAATCAACTTCCCTCCATCTACATATGCTGTTTTGATTTGTTTTTTCTCTAGAATGAAAGTTAAATCTTGGAGCGTCCCATGGAAAACGGAAATGGGATGATTGGAATCAAAATTGTAATGAGGATTGTTCGTCAAAACATAAACAGGAATCGATGCAAAAGGATATGATTCAAAACTTAATACTGTTTCAAAAGTAATTCTGCCCATTACAATGCAGTCGATCCCTTGCATAAAGGAAGTATACCCCAAGTCATTATTTTCCAATATATACTCATTCGATCTTAACCAGTCGAGTGATCCGTCAGATCTTGCTATAAATCCGTCTAAACTACTTGCAATAAATGCTTTATATTGTATCATAAAGATAAATATCCTCTACGGTGTAGAATTAATATTTCTACACCGTAGAAATGGTTGGTTAAAAATGAAACAAAAAATTATTCAAACAGCTTTGAAAATTTGTGAAAAAGAGGGGTATGATTCATTTAGTATGCGGAAATTAGCAACAAAATTGGCACTAGATCCAATGGCAATTTACCATTATTTTGAAAACAAAGACTCCCTGACCAACGCTATGGTGGAACAGATTTTTCAACGATTTGAAAAAGAGGTTGCGGTTACTTATAAAAATCCTAGAAGAAATTTAATAGGAATATTAGTAGAATACTGGTTACTATTTATAGAATACCCGGGGATGTCCTTTTTTTTGATAAAGAATTCTTATGATAGTTTTCCATCGGTCATTTCGCTCAACCACACCCTTCAAACTTTACTCAAGACAATCTATCCTGAATCTGATGAAAAGAGAATATTAAATATTATTATTGATTTTATTCATGGGAATGCCCTTGCTTCCCACTCTCTAGGAAAAGGGAAAACAAAAGGGCAAGCAGTTCATTCAAATAAGAAAGAATTTGAATCTTCATTATCCTATCTTTTGGATTTATTTAATTAATGGATTTGAACAATGACTCCTTTTCGGTTGAACCATGTTGAACTATAGTTCACGTTTTGATTGAAATCTACCTAAACCAACCACCTAATGATGGTTTTAGGAGACTTATTTCTCCGCTTTATTAGTAAATTTCATTAAGTCTTAGCTATTTGTAGTTGATTAAATTACGCGAAAAAAAACTATTTATTTAGAATTTCGGAATTTCCCCAATCAATGAACATTGACCCTCGAACAGTTGTATTTATTAACATAATTGGATGTCTATTGATGTCGGGTGGCCTTTGGTTTGCTGCTCGGGGTTATTTCCAGAGACTTCGGTTTGTAAAAGATTGGTCAATAGCAACGCTGTTACAGGCCTTGGGGTGGATTGTTATGGGAGCTCTAAGGGGTGTTATACCTGATTGGGTGTCTATTAGTGCTGGTAATTCTCTTATTTTATTATCATTGGTATATTCTAATAATATAATACTTTCCATGTTTGAAAAAAAACCAATGTGGAGGTCTGGAATTTTTTCAGTCATTCTAGTTTTCGTATTACTGGTCTTACATCAATTTTCTGACGTTGCAGCTAAATACAGAATTTCTTTAATTTCCTTTGCGGCTGGACTGCAGCTTACTTTGTCATCCAATACTATTTTGTCTGCAAATAGAAAGTCACTTTTGTCGAGCCGATTTACTGCGATATTCTTTTTGTCCTGCGGGATATTTTTATTCCTTCGCTCCTTCTATTATACTTTTGCAGATGTTTCCGTTTCCCAAATTGCATTTGGAAAAGGACCGATTCAGGATATAACGTATCTGTTTTTTTATGTAACATCGGTAATGATGACATTCGGTTTTTTGATGATGTGTATAGATATATTCATCAAAGGCCAAGAAGAAAGTGAACAAAAATATAGGTTACTTGCAGAAAATACTACAGATGCTATCTGGGTATTAAATTTCGATGAAAAAAAATATCTCTATGTTAGCCCTTCAATTTTCAACATCACTGGATTCACCTCTGAAGAAACAATTCACCATTCTCTACAAGAATCACTTACTTCCACATCCTTAAAATACATAATGGAAATTTTACCAATCAGAATCGACGAATTTAAGAAAACTGGAGTACGAAAACCTTATAGTGATGAAGTGGAGCAGATTTGCAAAGACGGTTCCACCATCTGGATTGAAGCAAATACTGTGTTTCAATGGAATCCAAATGGCACTATCAATATACTGGGAGTTTCCAGAAATATTGATAAAAGGAAAAAAGCAGAAATTGAAAAAAACAAATTCTACTTCGAATTGCAGTTGTTAAATTATACAAAAGATAAGTTTTTTTCAATCATAGCGCATGATCTAAAAGGCCCGATAGGTGGTATGAATACTTTTGCTGGTATGATTTTGGAGGATCTGGACTCAAGACCGTTAAAACGTATTAAAAATGATCTGAGTATTCTTTTTCAGTCTTCCGGTGAAGTTTATATTCTGTTGGAAAATCTTTTGACTTGGGCGAGATCTCAAACAGGTGAGATCGCTTTTTTTCCTGAAGAAATATCCTTGTATCGTTCTGTTGAATCATCTATTGCTTCCGCCTCTTTCTCGATTCAAAACAAATCAATGATAATGAAAAATTTCGTAGATCCTAATTCCAAGGTTTATGCAGATGAAAAGATGATCGAAGCCATTCTTAGAAATCTAATTTCGAATGCTGTAAAGTATTCTCACCCAGGTGGCGAAATTCAAATTTCATCTGAATCAATCGGTGATGATTTACAGATTTGTATTGCAGATTTTGGAACTGGTATCACTGAAGAAATTCGGAATAAGTTGTTTCGGATTGATGCCAAACAATCAAGTATGCCGGGTACGATTGGCGAAAGGGGTACTGCACTTGGTTTGATCTTATGTAAAGAATTTATCGAGAAACATGGAGGAAGTATTCGAGTAGAAAGTGAATTAGGTAAGGGTTCCCGATTCTATTTCACCTTACCTAAAGAATCAAGTGTGCCTATTCAGGTATAACTTTGGTTCCATTTACAACGGTATCACCTGGATACAGTATTACGGATTCTCCAACGGAAAGACCACTTTTAATCATACTAACACCTTCGCTTTGATGTTCAACTTCAACAAAACGTAATTTTGCTCTTTTCTTTTCAACAGTAAACACCGCCCATTTTTCATCTTCACGAAATAAAGCAGAGGTCGGAATTACCGTTGCATTTGGTTTTTCAAATAAGATAATTTTACATTCTAATTCATAACCATCTCCGATCCCTGAAGGAGGATTGAATTCAATAATAATTGGTACACGTTGTTCTTCTACTCCTAGGGATGAAATTTTTGTTATAGCTGATGGCTCAATGATAGAAACTCGTCCTTCCATAGTATTTTCTCCAAATCCTGTAAGTAGCACTTTATCGTTGAGGTCTAGATCAGGCATATCTTCCGATAAAATAAATGCCGATACATCTATCTTTGTAATATCGCCATAATCCAAAATACGTTCACCCATAGCTACTGGACCTGCACTCTCTCTATATACTTTTAGAATTTGACCATTTGCACTTGCTTTAACGGTCTTTATTATATCCCAATCAATAGTCAAAAGTGTCATACCCTTCGTAACTTTATGACCAGCATGTAATTCTAATCGGCGCATAACACCATTTACGGGCGAGTATGCAGTGTAGAGTTCTTTAATTTTTGTTTTCCCTTGTACGGAAAGTATTTGCCTATATACACTTTGTGTGGCGATGGATACTTCTACTGGTTTTGGATCCTTCTTTAAAATTAAAAAAGAAATTAAGGAAAAGAAAATTACACCGACTGCAATTTTTGCATTTTTTGTTTTGATTAGTTCTAAAAAAGTTTCTTTTGTCATATCATTCTCTCACCTTGAGTACGCTCAATAAGTCCATTGTTTTTAATTTTCGATAAACTATTATAAAGCTGATTGCTGCAGTCGTTAATGCCAGAAGTATTGAATAATAATAAGTGGAAGGGAAAATAACAGCAGGAACTTTAAATCCCTCCGTCTCATTACTGTTTAGAATTAGGTTTGCTACTTTGTTCCCGAGAAAGCACCCTATGGGGATTGCAATGAGTATTTGCCATATTAGTTCCCAGGCAATAATTTCAAATACTTCCTTTAAACTGAAACCGAGTATTCTTAAACTTCCCAATTCATAAATACGTTCAGACAAAGTGATCATAGCCGTATTATAGATCACCCCTATAGAAATGATAATTGTAAATATTAAAATGACGATCGAAGTCGATTGAAGAGATCTTTCCATCACTTCCTTAAAGGCATTTAGGATCGCAGATTTTGAGAATAAACCGATTACTAGCGGATTGTCTTTAAACTCTTCGATTAAATTTTTATCTTCTAAAGGATCAGTTTTCAATAAAGCTAGGTTAATCAAACTTCCCTCGTCCAACATTCGATTTAGATTGTTGCGATTGATGAAAACACCCTGACCTAAAATTTCATTGGCAAAAGCAGAAACGGTCACAGGAATTTTTCTTTTTTCCCCATCAAGGGTTTCGATCACAATGGTTTCTCCTTTTTGGATCCCCATTTTATTCGCGAGGTCAGTGTTCATCATGATTCCGTAAATAGGAATATCAATAGGCTGCAGATCATGGTTTAGGATCCTTCTTAGGTCGGAACCATCTGATATTCCTGTTAAAATGGTATCTTTTGTTTTTCTATGTTTTGTGATTTTTATCGGAACAGACCTTTGTCCTTCTGCCAAAAAAACACCTTTCTTTTCTTTGAGACTTAACAATACAGAATCTTCAACTGGAATCCTGAAGACCAAAGTGAGCGTTTCTCTTTGAATTGTATTAAACTGTAAATCTAACAAAGTACCTACGGTATCTTGTATAAAGTTTCCAATGATCATAATCATTATGGATGTAGATAAACCCAAAATTGTGAGAATTGTTCTTGTGGGACGTTTGAAGAGGTTTCTCAAAACCATCCTTTGTATGGTTCTAAGATTTGTAATCCATGATTCCCAAAAAGAAATTGTATATGTACCTGGAGGAGCGGGGCGCATAGCTTGTGCAGGATCTAACTTAATGATACTTCGTAAAGAAATGATGGTTCCTAATCCACCAATTAGAATTCCAAAGCTAAAGCTAAATAAGCCGAGGAGTGGTGGGAAGTTAGGAATTAATTGTGGAAATTTATAAAACCTCCCATACAAATCAGTCATTGCGTTACCCAGGAAATAACCAACAAACACGCCCGTGAGACTACTTATTGCAGTGATAAAAGAAATTAGTTTTAGATAATGAAAAATAATATCGCGGGAAGTGTAACCAAGCGCTCGTAAGGTTGCAATTTGTTCTCGTTCCTTGGAAATCAATCGATTGGAAATAATGTGTAAAAGGAAAGCGGCGATTGCCAAGAAGATCCCAGGTAAAAAAACTGCAGTAGTTCGAAGTTGTCGAAATTCATCACTCAAAAAAGAATCAGAAGGCAACATTTTCCTTTCTTTTGCCCCCAAACCTCCGAACTCATCTAATAAAGCATCTAGGTCACGAATCGTACGCAACCGATCTTCCCCTTCCGAAGCAAAATGAAAAATAATCTGGTTAAAAGCTCCTTCAAAATTGAAGTTTGCTTCCATCGCTTCTCGCTTCATCCAAATGATGCCATAGTGTTTATCGTCTGGCATAGGATTTCCAGGTCGGAAGACATATACAAATTCCGGAGACAATCCAACGCCTGTTACATGTAAAAAAACTCGTTTACCACCAATAATGGAAGATAAAATGGATCCTGGTTCTAATTGGTTGGCATTTGCAAAATTTTCGCTAATAATTACGTCTTGGCTTTGTTTAGGCAAAAATCCTTTTTTTAAGTACAAAGTGTTCGTATGTTCCGGTAAAGATATTAACTGGGCAGCAGAAGGGTACACTTCGCTAGGGAAATCTAAAACAATCTCTTTTGAGATCCTTGTTTCAAAATCAGAGATCCCTGGAAGGGCTGCGATTTTCGATTCGATATAAGAAGGGGCCCGGTTTAAATAAACAAATCCTTCGCATAAATTTTGTTTACTGTAAAAATCTAATTTGGCATCCATTAATGAAAAATAGGCAGCCCAAGATGCAGAAAAATAACTGATCCCTGCAGCGATGACTAATCCGACAGTCAACCCCTGCATCGTCATTGACTTTAAATCTCTTAATAATTTTAGATTTAAGGTCCTACCGATCACCAACTAACCTCGGATACAGGTTTTTTGTGATGATTGACAGAATCTGAAACAATGGTTCCATCCTTCACAAGTATAATACGATCGGCGATTTTTGCAATGGATTCATTGTGAGTGATGACCACTGTGGTTGTACCTAGGTCTTGGTTAATGCCTGTGATTGCTTCTAGAACAATTCGTCCAGTTTTAAAATCTAACGCACCCGTAGGTTCATCACAAAGAAGTAATTCAGGCCTTTTGGCTATGGCTCGCGCTATGGCCACTCGTTGTTGTTCTCCACCTGAAAGTTGGGCAGGGAAGTGATTCTTTCGATCCGCCAATTTTACTAACGTCAAAGCCTCAAGCGGTGTCATGGAATGTTCTGAAAGATCGGTCACAAGACGAACGTTCTCTTCTGACGTGAGACTTGGAATTAAATTATAAAATTGAAATACGAAACCAACATGATTTCTTCGATAAAGAGTCAACCCTTCATCATTTTCTAAAGCTAATGTTTTTCCGTGGAAAAGAACTTCTCCTGTAGTTGCTGTATCTAGTCCCCCTAATATATTAAGAAGAGTGGACTTGCCTGAACCAGAAGCGCCTAACATAACAGTTAGTTCACCCTCATTAAATTTAAGGTTTACCGAATGCAGGGCAACTAAAGGCACTTCGCCAACTTGGTAGGTTTTCCCAAGGTTTTTTGTTTCCAGAAGGATATTTGGTTTCTTCATTTTAAAAGTACCACGAGTGCAAAAAGAACTCTTAATTTTACAAATCTATTATTTTGATTGGAATCTGTGAACTGAAAATTCAATGAATTTTGGTTCGATTCGGTTGATGTTTCTCAATCTCTCGAAAGGACAGAAACGATTTTAGATTTAGATAAAAGTCCCGACAAGATAGTAATATTGTTTTTCGGAACACGAAAGTGCTTTGAAAGTAGAAGGATGAGTTCTTCATTTGCCTTCCCATCTACAGGTGGTGATTTTAAACGTGCGACGCATTCCGTTTCCGAAATAAATTCTAGTCCGGGTTGTTTGTTGTTTGGTTTTACCTTTACAGTTAGTTTCATTAATTTTTAGTATTGAGATTACTGATTTTATATCAGATTGTTTCTATAAATAATATAAAACGTAAAATGGAAACCAGGTCGATGAAAACCTCTCAGCCATCTCTTTCTTTTGCTAGTTCTTTTTTCCTTTTTCTAATGGTTGTATTTACTGCAACCTTGTCCACTCTTCTAGTAATTAATTCAACTGATGATTGGGAATATCGCCGTTTCTTTTGTGATGAATCTTACCGCAATACAAAAGAAACCCGACTTATCTCTGGTATTATTTCTCCAGGCAACATACCTGATCCTGAATCTGGCTTTGTTGTTTATAATGTTGAGTATCAGTCTAAACGAAATCATTGGAATTTATATCAGGTATCTGTTGGAAGTTTCCTCCTGGTTTTGAATAATAAAATCGAAGTATTGGTTTCCAACGAATCTGGTTTGGCCAACCATAACTTTGATAACAAAGACAGGACATTCAAAAAACATCATAAACCTGCTGAAGCTCAACTACGATTACTTGGGGCAAAAAGAGGAGATACAGTAACAGTTGTTTATGATAAAAAACAATCCTTATCAGATAGTAACGGAATTCAGGCTAATGCCGTTTACGCCGGTTCTCCAAAAGACCTTTGCCAAGAAGAAACGTCCAATGAAATTACCGCAGTTGGCGGTGCCTTTGCATTTGCGTTGATTTCATTAGGACTTGCTTATATTCTTTGTAAAGAATGGATTCGTATTTTTAGAAAAAACAAAGGTAAGTCCTAATTATATTTCGATTTTTCTGGGCGCCTCGAATCTGTTTGGTGATCAATATTTCTTCGGATAAACGATCCCGCTCTTCGCTCCAATCTTTCGCTTGTGCGAAAGGATTTCCGCTGCGATCGGTGGCGCGGGGAATAAATAACGAGCAATTTGCCTATATTATAAACAATTTATGCAGCTTTGTGACAAGTAGTTCGTTCTTTAAAATGATTGTTAGGTGAAAATGCTTAGAATTCGACTTGCTGATCTAAAATAAGTTGAAATGATCTTTTAGGATCAGATTCATTTAGGTAATTCCGCCTAGGTAGAATTGGATTTCGAGGGTAGGGATGTCGGTTCAAAAAAATCTATTAGATATTTTGTGGGTTCTCGTTTGTTCGGGACTTGTGTTAATGATGCAAGGTGGTTTTTTGGTATTGGAGTCTGGTCTGACTCGTGCCAAAAATTCAATTAACGTTGCGATTAAAAACATCGCAGACTTTGGAGTGGCAACACTTTTATTCTATCTGTTTGGATTTGGAATTATGTTTGGTTCCTCCTTTTATGGACTTTTCGGAACAGACTTATTTTTGCCTAACTTTCCTAAGAACAATGCCTGGCCTCCTACTTTCTTTTTGTTCCAATTGATGTTTTGCGGAACTGCATCGACGATTGTATCTGGTGCTGTCGCAGAACGTTTAAAATTTCCATCTTATCTTTTAGCAACAGCGCTTATTTCCGGTATCATTTATCCCATCGTTGGTCATTGGGTTTGGGGAGGAAGCTTTATTGAATCCTCTCAAGGTTGGTTAGAACAATTGGGATTCCATGACTTTGCCGGATCTACTCAAGTCCATAGTGTTGGAGGTTGGGTATCTTTGGCACTCCTTTTGGTTGTAGGTCCAAGACTTGGTAGATTTAAAGATGGTGAAGCTTCAAAATCAGTTACCGGCAGTAATCTTCCTTTGGCAATGTTAGGTGGAATTATTCTTTGGTTCGGTTGGATGGGTTTTAATGGAGGAAGTACTTTGGCATTTAATGGATCGGTGCCTATTGTCATTTTAAATACCATCATTGCCTCTGGTTTTTCCATGTTGGTCGCTCTATTTTTGACTTGGTTCGTTAAAGGCTATCCAGAGGCAATATCTCCACTGAACGGATCTTTGGCGGGACTTGTTGCCATTACTGCCAGTGCCGACTGTGTTGAACCTGCCCAAGCTGCCATCATTGGTATGATCGCAGGAGGACTCACCATCCCTGCAGAGAAATTACTCGAGAAACTGAAAATTGACGACG
This genomic interval from Leptospira sp. WS4.C2 contains the following:
- a CDS encoding dihydrofolate reductase family protein, whose product is MIQYKAFIASSLDGFIARSDGSLDWLRSNEYILENNDLGYTSFMQGIDCIVMGRITFETVLSFESYPFASIPVYVLTNNPHYNFDSNHPISVFHGTLQDLTFILEKKQIKTAYVDGGKLIQSFINKQLLNEITITRIPVLLGSGLPLFGNLELEFKLKHIQTLIYANGFVQSKYQLQ
- a CDS encoding TetR/AcrR family transcriptional regulator yields the protein MKQKIIQTALKICEKEGYDSFSMRKLATKLALDPMAIYHYFENKDSLTNAMVEQIFQRFEKEVAVTYKNPRRNLIGILVEYWLLFIEYPGMSFFLIKNSYDSFPSVISLNHTLQTLLKTIYPESDEKRILNIIIDFIHGNALASHSLGKGKTKGQAVHSNKKEFESSLSYLLDLFN
- a CDS encoding ATP-binding protein codes for the protein MSGGLWFAARGYFQRLRFVKDWSIATLLQALGWIVMGALRGVIPDWVSISAGNSLILLSLVYSNNIILSMFEKKPMWRSGIFSVILVFVLLVLHQFSDVAAKYRISLISFAAGLQLTLSSNTILSANRKSLLSSRFTAIFFLSCGIFLFLRSFYYTFADVSVSQIAFGKGPIQDITYLFFYVTSVMMTFGFLMMCIDIFIKGQEESEQKYRLLAENTTDAIWVLNFDEKKYLYVSPSIFNITGFTSEETIHHSLQESLTSTSLKYIMEILPIRIDEFKKTGVRKPYSDEVEQICKDGSTIWIEANTVFQWNPNGTINILGVSRNIDKRKKAEIEKNKFYFELQLLNYTKDKFFSIIAHDLKGPIGGMNTFAGMILEDLDSRPLKRIKNDLSILFQSSGEVYILLENLLTWARSQTGEIAFFPEEISLYRSVESSIASASFSIQNKSMIMKNFVDPNSKVYADEKMIEAILRNLISNAVKYSHPGGEIQISSESIGDDLQICIADFGTGITEEIRNKLFRIDAKQSSMPGTIGERGTALGLILCKEFIEKHGGSIRVESELGKGSRFYFTLPKESSVPIQV
- a CDS encoding efflux RND transporter periplasmic adaptor subunit; translation: MTKETFLELIKTKNAKIAVGVIFFSLISFLILKKDPKPVEVSIATQSVYRQILSVQGKTKIKELYTAYSPVNGVMRRLELHAGHKVTKGMTLLTIDWDIIKTVKASANGQILKVYRESAGPVAMGERILDYGDITKIDVSAFILSEDMPDLDLNDKVLLTGFGENTMEGRVSIIEPSAITKISSLGVEEQRVPIIIEFNPPSGIGDGYELECKIILFEKPNATVIPTSALFREDEKWAVFTVEKKRAKLRFVEVEHQSEGVSMIKSGLSVGESVILYPGDTVVNGTKVIPE
- a CDS encoding ABC transporter permease yields the protein MTMQGLTVGLVIAAGISYFSASWAAYFSLMDAKLDFYSKQNLCEGFVYLNRAPSYIESKIAALPGISDFETRISKEIVLDFPSEVYPSAAQLISLPEHTNTLYLKKGFLPKQSQDVIISENFANANQLEPGSILSSIIGGKRVFLHVTGVGLSPEFVYVFRPGNPMPDDKHYGIIWMKREAMEANFNFEGAFNQIIFHFASEGEDRLRTIRDLDALLDEFGGLGAKERKMLPSDSFLSDEFRQLRTTAVFLPGIFLAIAAFLLHIISNRLISKEREQIATLRALGYTSRDIIFHYLKLISFITAISSLTGVFVGYFLGNAMTDLYGRFYKFPQLIPNFPPLLGLFSFSFGILIGGLGTIISLRSIIKLDPAQAMRPAPPGTYTISFWESWITNLRTIQRMVLRNLFKRPTRTILTILGLSTSIMIMIIGNFIQDTVGTLLDLQFNTIQRETLTLVFRIPVEDSVLLSLKEKKGVFLAEGQRSVPIKITKHRKTKDTILTGISDGSDLRRILNHDLQPIDIPIYGIMMNTDLANKMGIQKGETIVIETLDGEKRKIPVTVSAFANEILGQGVFINRNNLNRMLDEGSLINLALLKTDPLEDKNLIEEFKDNPLVIGLFSKSAILNAFKEVMERSLQSTSIVILIFTIIISIGVIYNTAMITLSERIYELGSLRILGFSLKEVFEIIAWELIWQILIAIPIGCFLGNKVANLILNSNETEGFKVPAVIFPSTYYYSILLALTTAAISFIIVYRKLKTMDLLSVLKVRE
- a CDS encoding ABC transporter ATP-binding protein, which translates into the protein MKKPNILLETKNLGKTYQVGEVPLVALHSVNLKFNEGELTVMLGASGSGKSTLLNILGGLDTATTGEVLFHGKTLALENDEGLTLYRRNHVGFVFQFYNLIPSLTSEENVRLVTDLSEHSMTPLEALTLVKLADRKNHFPAQLSGGEQQRVAIARAIAKRPELLLCDEPTGALDFKTGRIVLEAITGINQDLGTTTVVITHNESIAKIADRIILVKDGTIVSDSVNHHKKPVSEVSW
- a CDS encoding DUF167 domain-containing protein; translated protein: MKLTVKVKPNNKQPGLEFISETECVARLKSPPVDGKANEELILLLSKHFRVPKNNITILSGLLSKSKIVSVLSRD